A single Garra rufa chromosome 9, GarRuf1.0, whole genome shotgun sequence DNA region contains:
- the mchr2a gene encoding melanin-concentrating hormone receptor 2, whose amino-acid sequence MNAMVELEPVVWNFTFKLDNGTRANETVAGYPADEYYNIVHVTETKILPAFIGFLCSTGLVGNILVLVTILRSAKKTVPDVYVGNLAVADLVHVTVMPFLIHQWARGGHWVFGSTLCTIITSLDNCNQVACAAVMTAMSLDRYLALVHPFRLLSLRTRSRTIRINLFVWAASFIMVLPAWVHAKVIRFRDGLESCSLNLVSPKEVLWYTLYQTVTSFFLPLPLIVICYILILCYTWRMYRKNKKAHRYNTSLPRERVVRLTKMVLVLVAVFLVSVGPYHVLQLVNLSVPRPSLAYHTCYYLSVCLSYAASSINPFIYILLSGHFRHRLVCRDTPSMPSVEREIQAPRSSF is encoded by the exons ATGAACGCCATGGTGGAGTTAGAACCTGTTGTTTGGAACTTTACGTTCAAATTAGACAACGGAACGCGCGCTAATGAGACAGTTGCAGGATATCCAGCAGATGAGTATTATAACATTGTTCACGTTACGGAAACCAAAATTCTCCCGGCGTTTATTGGATTTTTGTGCTCCACCGGGCTTGTTGGAAATATTCTGGTTTTGGTGACTATTTTAAG GTCTGCCAAGAAGACAGTGCCAGATGTGTATGTGGGGAATCTAGCTGTGGCCGATCTGGTCCACGTGACCGTTATGCCATTCCTGATTCACCAGTGGGCGCGTGGAGGGCACTGGGTGTTCGGCAGCACCCTCTGCACCATCATCACCTCTCTTGATAATTGCAACCAGGTGGCGTGCGCTGCAGTCATGACTGCTATGAGTCTCGACAG ATACCTGGCTCTTGTTCATCCGTTTCGTCTACTGAGTCTCAGGACCAGATCCAGGACGATCCGTATTAACCTGTTTGTGTGGGCTGCCTCTTTCATCATGGTTCTGCCTGCCTGGGTTCATGCCAAAGTGATCCGCTTCAGGGACGGCCTAGAGAGCTGTTCACTTAACCTGGTCTCTCCCAAAGAAGTGCTCTG GTATACACTCTACCAGACTGTGACCTCCTTCTTCCTGCCATTACCTCTCATTGTCATCTGCTATATACTGATTCTCTGCTACACCTGGAGAATGTATCGCAAGAACAAAAAGGCTCACAG GTATAACACCAGCCTGCCTCGGGAGCGTGTGGTCCGCCTCACTAAAATGGTCCTGGTTCTCGTAGCGGTTTTCCTGGTCAGTGTTGGGCCGTACCACGTCCTGCAGCTGGTTAACCTAAGCGTACCTCGCCCCTCATTGGCATATCACACCTGCTACTACCTGTCTGTGTGCTTGAGCTACGCCGCCAGCAGCATAAACCCCTTCATCTACATTCTGCTGAGTGGACACTTCCGTCACAGGCTGGTTTGTCGGGATACACCAAGCATGCCGAGTGTGGAACGGGAAATCCAAGCCCCACGCTCCAGTTTTTAA